DNA sequence from the Thermococcus gammatolerans EJ3 genome:
AGGCACTCCTGTACAGCTTCCTTGAAGAGCTCCTCGTGCTCCACGACATGGAGGGGCTGGTCTTCGGCGACGTCAGAGTCAGGATAGAGAAGACAGAGAACGGCTACCGCCTTAAAGCGAAGGCCTGTGGCGAGGTTCTCGACTACGAGAAGCACGAGCCGAAGGAGGAAGTCAAGGCAATAACCTACCACGACATGAGGATTGAGAAACTGCCGGACGGGCGCTGGATGGCGCAGTTCGTTCCCGACCTGTGAGGTGATTGGATGAGCGCGAGAGACGTTATTAGGGAAACCAATCCTGCATTTTACGAGCGCTACTCAAAGCTTAACGATTCGGACGAGTTCTGGGAGTTCATGGTTAGGCCACTCAGGCAGAGCATCAGGGTGAACACCCTCAAGGCCCCACTGGAGATAGTAGTTGAGAGACTCAGAGAGGAGTTCGAGCTCGAGCCGATTCCCTGGGTTCGCGAGGGGTTCTTCATTGACGTTGACAACCTCGCAAAAGTCCCGGAGCACGGCCTTGGTCTGATATTTGGTCAAGAAGCCAGCTCGATGATTCCCCCGGTGGTTCTCGAGCCGAGGCCTGGAGAGCTTGTCCTCGACATGGCTGCCGCGCCGGGCTCGAAGACCGGACAAATAGCCCAGTACATGGAGAACGATGGGTGCATAATAGCAAACGACCCCAACAGGGACAGGGCCAACGTCCTCATAGCAAACCTCAACAGGATGGGGGTTCTGATAGCGAGGGTAACGACGAGGGACGGTGCTAAATTCGCGCGCTTCGAAAACACTTTCGACAGGGTTCTATTGGATGCACCATGCTCCTCAGTCGGAATGATACGAAAGAGCTGGCGCTTCCTGAGGGAGTGGCGTGAGAAGGCCGTCGTCAAGTACATGAACATCCAGAAGAGGCTCATCTTGGCCGGTTACAAAGCGCTCAAGCCAGGGGGAGTTATGGTTTACTCAACCTGTACCATAGACCCGCTTGAGAACGAGGAGGTCGTTGACTACCTCCTGAGGAAGACCGACGCGAGGCTGGAGCGCATAAAGTTACCCGTGAAGACGAGCGAGCCCGTCCTTGAGTGGGAGGGGAAGACCTACTCTGACGAGCTGAAAAAGGCTCTGCGCATACACCCGAACGACAACGACACCGAGGCGTTCTTCATAGCGAAGATAGTCAAGCCGGGTGATGCCTATGAGTGATGGAAAGGGAAATCCCAGAAACGAGATCGGCAAGACCAGTGATGCCGAGCTCGTCAAGAGGCTCCTTATGGAGAACTACGGCTATGCGCCTGACCTAATCTACGAGATAAGGGGCAACCACCAGAAGGTCTACGCCTACAAGCCCTGTGAACTCAAGATAAGCGACACCGGCAGGAGGGGAGTCTACTTCGGCAGGATAGAGAGCGACGGAATAAGGCTGACGATTGAAGGTGCCTTCCTCGTTGGACCAAAGGCAACGAAGAACGTCGTTGAGCTGGACGACGAGAGGGCGAGGCGCTACTTGGCCGGGGAGAGCGTGGAAGTTGACGTGCCGGACGGCTGGGTGCTCCTCAAATGGCGCTCCTACTACCTCGGCTCGGCCAAGGCCAAAGCTGGAAGGCTGCTCAACTACGTGCCAAAGGAGAGAAGACTAAGGATTGGGAGGTAGGGGGCACTACCCTAAGATTGCTTTTCCTCTTTTCCTAGGGCTTGTTACGGCAGTTAAACAACCGAAAGCTTTAACGTGTAAAAATTCTATTATTGTGGACTGACATAACTAAGGATGA
Encoded proteins:
- a CDS encoding archease, whose product is MRRWEHYEHTADIGVRGYGSTLEEAFEAVALGLFDVMVDVRKVEPRECREVEVEEEDLEALLYSFLEELLVLHDMEGLVFGDVRVRIEKTENGYRLKAKACGEVLDYEKHEPKEEVKAITYHDMRIEKLPDGRWMAQFVPDL
- a CDS encoding tRNA (cytosine(49)-C(5))-methyltransferase; the encoded protein is MSARDVIRETNPAFYERYSKLNDSDEFWEFMVRPLRQSIRVNTLKAPLEIVVERLREEFELEPIPWVREGFFIDVDNLAKVPEHGLGLIFGQEASSMIPPVVLEPRPGELVLDMAAAPGSKTGQIAQYMENDGCIIANDPNRDRANVLIANLNRMGVLIARVTTRDGAKFARFENTFDRVLLDAPCSSVGMIRKSWRFLREWREKAVVKYMNIQKRLILAGYKALKPGGVMVYSTCTIDPLENEEVVDYLLRKTDARLERIKLPVKTSEPVLEWEGKTYSDELKKALRIHPNDNDTEAFFIAKIVKPGDAYE
- a CDS encoding methyltransferase RsmF C-terminal domain-like protein, with translation MSDGKGNPRNEIGKTSDAELVKRLLMENYGYAPDLIYEIRGNHQKVYAYKPCELKISDTGRRGVYFGRIESDGIRLTIEGAFLVGPKATKNVVELDDERARRYLAGESVEVDVPDGWVLLKWRSYYLGSAKAKAGRLLNYVPKERRLRIGR